In a single window of the Streptomyces sp. NBC_00285 genome:
- a CDS encoding DUF4190 domain-containing protein: MTDGTQSNGEPGAGRDPWAPPESGPSLEKSPSPGAGQSATPQPPPVHDQATMTSVPSDGYAYPPPGAAAPAPGYAYPTPDQGVPGSVPPPPIAPGGPGGPGGPGGPAGYGYPGYPQGYGGWPTPPLPPQNGMGVAAMVLGILSCALFCMYGILSLVLGVLAIVFGVKGRKRAERGEATNHGQAQAGFIMGIIGTILGIAVIAVMAVFIATAINSDTSDDQSDYYDGSLHAVTAVQQY, translated from the coding sequence ATGACGGACGGAACGCAGTCGAACGGGGAGCCCGGCGCAGGTAGGGACCCGTGGGCGCCACCGGAGAGCGGGCCTTCGCTGGAGAAGAGCCCGTCGCCCGGTGCCGGTCAGTCGGCGACGCCGCAACCGCCCCCCGTGCACGACCAGGCCACGATGACGTCCGTGCCGAGCGACGGCTACGCCTACCCGCCTCCCGGCGCCGCCGCCCCCGCTCCCGGCTACGCCTACCCCACCCCGGACCAGGGTGTGCCCGGCTCCGTACCGCCCCCGCCCATAGCGCCCGGCGGCCCCGGCGGCCCCGGTGGCCCCGGTGGCCCCGCCGGATACGGCTACCCCGGCTACCCGCAGGGGTACGGCGGCTGGCCCACCCCTCCGCTGCCCCCGCAGAACGGCATGGGTGTCGCGGCGATGGTGCTGGGCATCCTGTCCTGCGCCCTGTTCTGCATGTACGGCATTCTCTCGCTGGTCCTCGGCGTCCTCGCCATCGTCTTCGGCGTCAAGGGACGCAAGCGGGCCGAGCGGGGTGAGGCCACCAACCACGGGCAGGCGCAGGCCGGTTTCATCATGGGCATCATCGGGACGATCCTCGGTATCGCCGTCATCGCCGTGATGGCCGTCTTCATCGCGACCGCCATCAACTCCGACACCTCCGATGACCAGTCCGACTACTACGACGGCTCCCTGCACGCCGTCACGGCGGTCCAGCAGTACTGA